The Cryptomeria japonica chromosome 6, Sugi_1.0, whole genome shotgun sequence genomic interval AAttatatatacaattatttaaccCAAAACAGAAATTACAGTTACCTTGCTCATTTCTGGCTGTGAAAATGATTACGCCAGTATCGTCTCCAACGAGGCACTCGGCGATGCGGACCTGGCGAAGGTTTGCATTTCCTGTAGGGTTAGGACGCGCTCTCTGCAACACCAGCTTCGAACTAACCACCTTCACCACCATCGTGTGCCCCGCCGTCCCCGGCTGCAGCTCATCCACCTTCTCAAACACGGGCTTCCTCAAATTCCCCCTTGGTGCAGCCACCGCCTCTGTCGCCATGACAATAAACCCTTAAGATCCTCACTTCCCCAAACCCTGACTTCCTCTTCTGATCACGGATAGAATCCTGCAAAATACACTATATTGCTTTTAGAAAATTCCTCAAACCCCAATTTCTTCAAACAAATATACACGAACCCTGGTTtctacaaatcctaatcctctgCAAGAGATCACACAGCGCAACTAACGAAAACCTTGTCACAATTATTCAGACCTTAGTCTCCTGCTGTGATCATGAATCGAATTCTGCTGAAcacaacatttttttttggcaaattctTCGGACTCCAATTTACACAAACCCTAAAGTCCCTCGGAGATCACAACGTCGAATCTTGCAGAGTATAGGAAATCAAACccaaaaaaaggaggaaaaacacACACCTTTGAAAAACCCCAAATTCTCCGAAATTCAACGCAAACCTCCAATCGAAGTAATTTAAAAACTCTGCGAGCAATCGACTTTTTAAACTGCTAATTTTATTCTCATTCTTTCCTTCTTCGTTACGTTGTTTAACGCTTTAATCGACGGCTGCAGATTGCTCACTTCCCACCGGATCAATGACTCACAGGTGTTGCTATCAATGCTTTCGCGTTATTCCCGCGGACTTCAACTATTATCAATTGTAATTATGATCAACACCACCTGTCAATTTTTAAAAAACTgtcaataattattatttattaaaccaaTTTCCCCTTGGCGGCTCAAATTACTGCTGTACGTATGGTTTACATGCATTCCAATTTGTGTGGAGTGAATCTACACCTTGTATCGTCCAGTTATTTGAGCCACATTTAATAGGCTAAGTGGTACGTAAAGTTCGGTACGCTCTTTTATATTCGTTTTTGTGATTTGCTATTCCCGTGGTTTCATTTATTGAGAGATTTATTAAGGGCTGGCCGTTAACAAATATTATTGCATTTGAGTGAATTTTAACTGGTTattcattattttatattttgCCTAGAGATttctatatttaaatatttattcaacttgcatatttgtaattttttaaaactatcaattgcaccttagtgtgcaatgggtacgctgaATAGGTGTGGAATGTCAATaggagagatagggatatagagggagagagttAGAGCATGGTAGAGCATGAGAGAGGGGGaggaggtaaggagatagagatatagagatgaTAAAGATAGTGATAGAGATGGAGTTGGAGATGGAAGAAATAAATATATTGAaaggaagaggataatttagataaagatagatataggaagtgatatatagtaAGGAGATGGAATTGGAGAAAGAAAGGAATATGGAAAGGAGAGGGAGATGCAAAAGATAAAAATAGATATAGAAAGGTGATATAcgaagagaggtagagagaggggaagatataggggtagagagagatacatatagatatatagataatgagatagagtgatagagaaatAGATATATAAGGAGACATGGAGAGAGAGGGAAAGGAAGAGAATGAAAAACATAAAGAAGTAGAGAGATAAAAATAGATATGGAGAGAGGGGGAGATCAATATTTAGGAAAAGGAAGAGAGGTATATAGAGATATATGGGAATATAATCTGGGAGAGATGTAcaaatagagagatagataggaggataggagagagagagagagagggatatatatatatatatatatatatatatatatagagagagagagagagagagagagagagagagatgggtaaagagagatatagagatatataattatggggatagaggtagagaaagacaTGGATTGAAAGAGAGGAGATTGAGGGAGATcaaggaagagagaaaaagataTAAAAATATAATGTAGGATAGATAGAGAGTGAGATAGATTGAATCATAGatgtagagataatgagatatagatagaaagggtgtgaggagagagagagagagagagagagagagagagagagtgataaggagataggaagagatggaaggatatggggagagggagatggagagatggaTAGACGTAAAGAGGGAGATAATGAGAAAGGGGGAGATGGATAGGTAAACATATAGAAAGTGATATATAGAAAAAGTTATGGAggactgtatatatatatatatatatatatatatatatagagagagagagagagagagagagagagaataggggagatggagtgaataagataGAGTTGGGATAATGAGATGTAACTATAGAGTGAGAGGGGGAGTTGGGAAGAGAGAGATTAAGGGATCAAGAGTGAGATATATAAGAGATGATAGAGGTGGTTAACCAATAGAGAAGGAGAGAGGCATATGTATAGTTTAGGgggagatagagaaatagagacaaggataaggaaataatgagtgtgtgtgtgtgtgtgagtgagtgagagagagatgatGATAGAGGTGgagatatataaatagatagagagggagagaattgGAAAGGGGATGATGTGTAACCAATgacttgagatatatatatatatatatatatatatatatatatatatatatatatatagagagagagagagagagagagagagaggggaaagatagagagagataaggATGGGGAAATAGCGAGCGTGTGTGGAGATAGATAGATAAAGATAAGGATGGggaatagtgtgtgtgtgtgtgtgtgtgtgtgtgtgtgtgtgtgtgtgtgtgtgtgtgtgtgtgtgtgtgtgtgtgtgtgtgtgtgtgtgtgtgtgtgtgtgtgtgtgtgtgtgagagagagagagacagagacagagacagagacggagacagagagacagagagatgaagatagagataggaagggaaatatatataaatagatcTAGAGAGGGATAGAGACAAAGTAGATAGATAATTTTATATGAGGAccccaaataaatttttttttccaataatAAGAGAAATTAAGATGTTTTTACATATGAGAAATCAATAAGAGGACTCAAAATAATAGCCATTACAAATCCAAAGCTAATCTCCTTCCTACATTCAATACAATATATAGAATGCTAGATGCACCAATGTAAGTAAAGTGCAAATAACAAGAAAAAAATAAGTATAGACATTAATGGAACATTTTTTGCACACATGAAAAAAGggtgaaaaaatataaaaaattaagataattttttggaaataaagaaaaatttgaaaatcctAGACGGGTTTGAGGGTTAGATTCACTGATTAACCAAGATATTTGAGTTGAATTTAAAAGCAAGTACTAAAATAAATACTAAGTTCAATAAACGATGGTGTAATTAATCTTAGCAATCATAAATCAAATATGCATTAATTGAGATCTGACAAACTACGAATGTGAATATTCTCTATCAAGGTTCAATTCAACAAGTTCACACTTGATCCTTATATTTATGACCTTGAATCTGATGCACATTTTCTTTAATTTGTGTATGATAATCTCAACAAGTTATTACTAAAAGAGCCTCTAGATATTGCTATTGTAGGAAGGGAAGATAAGCATCTTCCCACTTTGTGCCTTATTAAACTTCGTTAGACCATTTGTACAATGTTTGATGTGATTAAACACATACCAAGAAACATGCAAATTATTATGTATATATTCTTATGAACGCATAAATTGAAGTAACAATGAAGGTGCATGGTtgtaaatattttttgcaatgtgattCTTAAATGACTTAATAACCTAGGCATGTAGCATTTTAAACAACACATTaacattcaaatttgaattttcatggttaaatcaataaataagaacaaatcaagttTGAATCAACAAAAATCCATAATCGActttaaattttaaaaagtaaaTCAATACTACAAATACAAGCTTGAACTGCattaaatatcataaaaataaataataataaaaaaaaaaaatcttaagatATTAAGTCAAATCCAAATACAACTCTAAGATAAACATCCAATCCTTATAAATGTATACCACTTATATATTAAATatcacattaaaaaaaaatcaaaataagttCAAACAAACGAGAAATATTCTATTTCTAATCAATAGGACCATTAACTTTTTTGGAAAATAACACATTTTAATGTGGAAGCATGTTATTAAGAGTATTCATATAATAGTTTTGAtgcattctttttgggttttgGATGTTATTCACGTGAGATCCACTTCATTCTACCACATaacttaatattaataataaaactaAACATTTCCTTGAAAAACATAATTGTCATCGAGTAAAACATTTCAAATTTAGAAAAAAACCTAGTTTTCCCAAATACTTGGAGCATCTTTAGCCCATGACATGTGAGGTTTCAGAATTTGGAAAAAAAACATTCTTATTGTAATGGGTTTTATTAACATCACTGATATATTGAATCATTTTACTATATCTGAGAATGACAATAAACTTTAATCAAAAgcaatcaattttaattagaacaaCGTATTTAGCTTTGTACAAGTGAATCAGATTCTCTGCGTTAAACAATATAAACTTGACAACTTGGCTAAATATGTGTGCATAAGCTACTATCTAATCAAATTTAAGCACAGAGGATTTTAGTTTTTTAAAAGTAATTTCAATCATTAATCGCTGACGCATAGAAAGAGGAGAGAATGAGAATATTTGACTGGGAGTGAATATCCACCATTGGATGGAGAGGCAACGTGGTCGGTGGCACCATCAAATAATAAATGAAAATTGCATGCGGTGGGGGATAAATATAAACCATAAAGCGAGATTGACTTTGTCCTTTTCGGCATATTTCTCCACCTCAATACAAAATGAAAACATAATGGGTAAAAGATGACGAACATACGAGATCTATTCAATCGTCTTGCATGTGTACAGACGCACAGACAAACGTTGATGTCTTCTGACAGCTTGTTCATTTCAAATAAGGAAACAGCTTCGGCGTAATAAATTATGTAATATATATTGAGAgagatcaaatttcaaaatatcTAACATTCATATATACTAGCATTTGCATGAAAGGAGGTGCTTATAAGAAATTATTTGTAAGTTAATATATGATGGATGTATATTGTTTATTGTGCTTATATTTTTTAGTATAATTTTGAGGTATATATAGTATTTTGTGAAACAAtacaaaaatatttgaattatatattttgaaggaaagatttgcaacattttcaattgtgaagagaaaaaatgattaaaaaactaAAATTGTTATATTGGATTCTAAACATCACTCATGTAAATGGTGAAATGTTAGGATCAAAGAAACATAATTGAAATGGCAATAATCTATAATTAGAGAGAGGattaagaaaaatagaaatatagtACAATTTCGAACAAAGTTCCAACTAAAAAGCAAGCATatgttaaaaataattatttaaatattgaaatcatGTATCAGTGATGTCTTCATCAAAAGAATGTAAAACAAATGAGAACAATTATGACCATAGTCAAAAAAGGTAGAGCCCTAGTTAAATTTGCAATTCAAACTTAACAACCCAAATGATTATTGAAATTATTTTCCATATAAAAAGCTTATCTACAAACAAACAGATTTTTTGTGTAGGTGGAATCAACTTATACGCTGCTTGTAATGGAAAAAGATGCACTTGTTTACTTGTGTATATCAACTCGAAATGGTTTTTACCGTTCTAAATTTCATATGTAATAGGTTCTTCTCTCCAAGCACTAAATAAATAATTACTCAATAAAAATATATGTTATCAAAAATAATTTATATGCattttgtagacacataaatatgtccactaaattaaataaatatttaatatttgtttaatacaCTAATGTTCTTCGCCCCATTCATGGGCAGTCTAAGGTTAATCTTAGTGTTGTGAGGGGTATGAATTCTGTGTGGACTAAATCGGAGCAAGGGTGGATCAAAACTAATTTTGTTGGAGCTTTGAAAGGTAATGTGGGCATCTCAGGTGTAGTGTGTGTTGCTTGTAATGAGGATGGTTAAATTTTGTTTAAAGGAGCTCAGCGTCTGCAAGATGGAACAAACAATGAAGCGGAAGCACAAGTAGCTTTACTTGCGATAGAACTAGCAGGTAACCTGAAGGCTTCAAAGGTCCATTTTGAAGGCGACTCTCAAGTAATTGTGGATGCAATTGTTAAGGGATCCTCTCCGTGTTGGCGCATCAGTAAGCTTGTATATATCATTTGTTCAAAATTAAGAACCTTCCAAGACTTTCAAATTTCACACATTAAACGGGTTGGGAATGGGGTGGTGGATTACCTGTATAATGTGGCATGTGAATTGGATCATTTTGTAACCAAGTGGTGGGGGACCGCAGATGAAGAGGCACATTGAGATGCCTAGGTGGCACACCTAGGTCGAAATTCTTAGTGATAAGGAGAAGTATCGTCACCGTAGTATGTTTTGAATTCTCATTTACTTGCCAAGGATGTTGCATTAATGTGAAACGTGCAAAAGTGGTTCATTGAAATGCTCTCTTTCATGGAGAAGTACGAGCCTTGAATGTAGGCTCTTTTCATTGGGAAGCAATCTCATTATCACATTGGGCTGGAAAGTCGGTGGTCTGGGAACATTCCAGTGTTGCCTTAAATGGTTTTTTCAATTCTTGTATTTAATGCTTTTTTTGTGGTTATTGGTGGTGGTGTGTGTGGCATTTCTAGCAAAGATGGAGGCTAACTTTGCTTTGAAGACCAAAAAGAAGCTCTGCCCATTTCTTGGGTCGTTCACGGAAAGAAGATTGAATGGGATGTTTTTGCACAAAGATGAAATGTTGGTGAAATGCATTCAGAGATTGATGGGAGAGAGCATTGAGTTTGTATAGCATCGCTATAGAACGAATATGGATGCATACTCCCTAATTGTTGCATGGGGGTTGGAACTAGAGCATTCATTGGAGTCGTTAAAAAAGGTGGTGAGTGCAATTATTCCAGAAGACTATAGTTTGGACCTAGAATCCATCTTTGAATGGGCGGTCCTTGGTAGAGGGTTTGATTTGTGTGAAGATATTGTAAATTTCCTTCGCTTCTTAGGGCAAAAATATACTCCTTTCTTGAGGTGGTGAGATAACTAGATATATGCATGTCTCAAAGAGGAGGCACAAATTAGGTAGGAGGCTTTGAAGCTATTTGTGGACATGTTGGAGGTTGACGAGGAGCTGCAGCATGCCTTTAAGGAGGTCAGCGCCCTTGATGAAGTGGGAACGAGTGTTGAGGCAAGAGGTCAAACGAGGAAACAGAGGTGTGTGGACCCTGGCTCCTCCTCTGGTTAGCTCTGTGAATGGAGTCCTTCTACTGTGTTTTTTGGCTTGGGGGTTATTTCCATGTTTTTGCTCTGGTGTAGCTACTGTTTAAACTATTTTATTGTTAAAATTCTCCTGGTTGATACTGTAATGAGCCATTTTGGGGTGCGCAAACTGTTTAATTTGTGTATGATGACACAGTGATTGGTTAGTGGTTGGGGGTATAGAGTGGTTACGTAATGATGTTTTTTTTGGGGGGTGGTTTGGAACTGCAAGAGCTTTTGGATTGTTGAAATGTAAACTTAATATTActaattaataaaaattatattattatcgATAAAAAAATACACTAAtaattttctattaattaaatttacatttaattaattcatttcaatcttattctactaatttaattaaataaatttatttaaattaaaaatactaactatagtccaaatattaaataaattgattaatttatttaattcccctttcatctcatttaaataaattaagcatTTATTTTAAAATccccatttaaataaaataaacatttattttaaaatcctcccatccacttgcattctcctacaaatggaaGTTGCGccattattttgaataaataaattatttatttaaaaatccctaaATCCTCACCCACTTGCGAAGCCCGCTTGCTCACTgacccttcttctagattcttctaagcccttctaaattagcctaaacccccttctaatcacttgcacaatctTAAACCcaaattaacccccaacccatcgTCTCACCCGTTTAAGactcttcttctagattcttctaagcccttctaaattagcctaaacccccttctaatcacttgcacaatctTAAACCcaaattaacccccaacccatcatctcacccatttaagactcttcttttagattcttctaagcccttctaaattagcctaaacccccttctaatcacttgcacaatatTAAACCcaaattaacccccaacccatcatatcacccatttaaggctcttacatagtcTTAAATGTTTcacttcttcaacacactaacccacatggatCGTGTCCCTTTAGTCAaggcctaaccatgggtaaacattgcacaagaatttatccattagaTATTATCCAATAGCctaaccacatgaggttaccctcatgtcttctcaagcattaaatgcgtcttccctctcc includes:
- the LOC131048025 gene encoding uncharacterized protein At4g28440; amino-acid sequence: MATEAVAAPRGNLRKPVFEKVDELQPGTAGHTMVVKVVSSKLVLQRARPNPTGNANLRQVRIAECLVGDDTGVIIFTARNEQVDIMKEGLTVIIRNAKIDMYKGTMRLAVDKWGRVEVTEPASFTVKEDNNLSAVEYELVSVAE